In one Rhea pennata isolate bPtePen1 chromosome 17, bPtePen1.pri, whole genome shotgun sequence genomic region, the following are encoded:
- the LOC134148257 gene encoding uncharacterized LOC128125816 homolog, translated as MPDSFAVHFLKVLKELLAFVLFSYTVLVGALLLAGWTTYFLVLK; from the coding sequence ATGCCGGACTCCTTTGCCGTCCACTTCCTCAAGGTGCTGAAGGAGCTCCTGGCCTTCGTGCTCTTCAGCTACACAGTGCTGGTCGGGGCACTGCTGCTTGCTGGCTGGACGACTTACTTCTTGGTGCTAAAATGA